The Arachis duranensis cultivar V14167 chromosome 2, aradu.V14167.gnm2.J7QH, whole genome shotgun sequence genome has a window encoding:
- the LOC107474173 gene encoding uncharacterized protein LOC107474173, whose amino-acid sequence MNSICISNCINDTRDSHIRANYTNLYKWPESDVEFVRSLSHEGRRRCHVYGQDHPKVVDSISCRQMYLRSYQFSRKESVPQKTKRCFRRVKERVTRGNHGGWRNNCRKRIIGRHHGRRNKCLVWRRLKQISCAALFRIFKKLLSFAASVDVVKWGD is encoded by the coding sequence ATGAATTCGATCTGCATATCTAACTGTATCAATGACACACGTGATTCTCACATTCGTGCCAACTATACGAACCTGTATAAGTGGCCGGAATCAGATGTAGAGTTTGTTAGGTCGTTGAGCCACGAGGGTAGGAGGAGATGCCACGTGTACGGTCAGGATCACCCGAAGGTGGTGGATAGCATCTCATGTAGGCAGATGTACCTTAGGAGCTACCAGTTTTCAAGGAAGGAGAGTGTCCCTCAAAAGACAAAAAGGTGTTTTAGGAGGGTGAAGGAGAGAGTAACACGTGGCAACCATGGTGGTTGGAGGAACAACTGCAGAAAGAGGATTATTGGTAGACACCATGGTAGGAGGAACAAGTGTCTGGTTTGGAGGAGACTGAAGCAAATTTCGTGTGCTGCTTTGTTTAGGATATTCAAGAAGTTATTGTCTTTTGCTGCCAGTGTAGATGTTGTGAAGTGGGGAGATTGA